In a single window of the Drosophila subpulchrella strain 33 F10 #4 breed RU33 chromosome X, RU_Dsub_v1.1 Primary Assembly, whole genome shotgun sequence genome:
- the LOC119557179 gene encoding uncharacterized protein LOC119557179: MCMPYLNKLFGGGGRNRERRNRNGGITPLPSLANVTEVSMDTVHTVKSGKSSKSVKSGKSASRRSTNTNAGQPPESSVSSMESNTERSLAAASKGAVRNTTASAAPSVAPADGSRSRRSWWGYFGMNKNKKPSIESL; this comes from the coding sequence ATGTGCATGCCGTATCTGAACAAGCTCTTCGGCGGCGGAGGTCGTAACCGGGAGCGTCGAAACCGGAATGGCGGTATTACCCCGCTGCCCAGTCTGGCCAATGTGACCGAGGTCTCAATGGACACCGTGCATACCGTCAAGTCCGGGAAGTCATCGAAATCCGTAAAATCCGGCAAATCCGCCAGCAGGAGGAGCACCAACACCAATGCTGGCCAGCCGCCCGAGTCCAGTGTGAGCAGCATGGAGTCCAATACGGAGCGATCCCTGGCGGCCGCCTCCAAAGGAGCTGTTCGCAATACCACCGCCTCGGCCGCACCCAGTGTGGCACCCGCCGACGGATCGAGATCGCGCAGATCCTGGTGGGGATACTTTGGCATGAACAAGAACAAGAAGCCCAGCATTGAGTCGCTCTAG
- the LOC119557326 gene encoding protein singles bar: protein MRSIGVRGMGQPLGIRVCCCRVCTCINFGFVLSRIGLLKLMELGLAMLCEGLLIRYGIPYGDSIGQALTSFLATTGHCFTTTGILLLCYAFSDKSYSLIRQSLFETLFNVLASCMYFSSASYMGFACVVWLYPQFHVRPGFSAYPAMTACYYMGYAAGILHALDAYLAFRDFRGAR from the exons ATGCGCTCGATTGGAGTTCGTGGAATGGGCCAGCCGCTGGGCATCCGGGTCTGCTGTTGTCGCGTGTGCACCTGCATCAACTTCGGTTTCGTCCTGTCGCGGATCGGCCTCCTGAAGCTGATGGAACTGGGTCTGGCCATGCTGTGCGAGGGTCTGCTCATCAGGTACGGCATTCCGTATGGCGACTCCATTGGCCAGGCGCTGACCAGCTTCCTGGCCACCACGGGCCACTGCTTCACCACCACCGGCATCCTGCTGCTGTGCTATGCGTTCTCCGACAAATCCTACAGCCTCATCCGGCAGTCCCTGTTT GAGACCTTGTTTAACGTCCTCGCCAGCTGCATGTACTTCAGTTCAGCCAGTTACATGGGTTTCGCCTGCGTGGTGTGGCTATATCCACAGTTCCATGTGCGACCCGGATTCTCGGCATATCCAGCCATGACGGCCTGCTAT TACATGGGCTATGCTGCGGGCATTTTGCATGCCCTGGACGCCTACTTGGCATTCCGGGACTTTCGAGGGGCGCGCTAA
- the LOC119557325 gene encoding anoctamin-10 isoform X2 — translation MSEDAKSPGPRTRNIIENQLFRRQRSLKLEALQRQRTLDSGDGAEGLGPDPEPFDKTHIVIIFTEKAKLRHCQDVEKIIQEFGIQTTLEIVGKSEKYLYLSASVDTLLRLADAAELEKMTTTNSMQKFNHGCISDFLLPGMGKEQILRYCEIPVLIKDVIQDGIKSYVQKGYIEDMFPLHDILYLERFNWNLKRTTLPIEDIRNYFGSSIGLYFGFIEFYTKALIFPSVFGILQCVFDLNISLVCSFYVVWTTIFLELWKRRCAGYSYRWGTIEMSSLDKPRSAYTGQMKPDPITGKMTLHYPMRYTYLQMYCISYPVVLGCVVAAGWFALYQFQIEAEVLADFGPESWLLYVPVIVQSVLIAIFSWAYEKLATFLTNQENHRTRSQYDRHRVNKLMLFEIVNNFFSQFYIAFVLQDLRQLKYQLMMQLLVFQVLCIAQEIGIPLLAVLRQKYAEFRHREVAEEKLRSISDLPRYEQSFYESGLDEYHSTYEDYLQVCIQFGFVVLFAAVAPFAAIGALLNNVFAVHIDMWKLCNIFKRPFARRAKNIGAWQLAFELLSVMSLLSNCGLLFLQPNVKDFFSHWLPSVPDLSFVIFEHLLLGLKFLIHKVIHERPRWVRIGLLKADYETSQALKQLKKFKAEVNKMA, via the exons ATGTCCGAAGATGCCAAGA GTCCAGGACCACGCACACGGAACATCATCGAGAACCAGCTGTTCCGCCGACAGCGCAGTCTGAAATTGGAGGCACTGCAGCGCCAGCGGACCTTGGATTCTGGCGATGGGGCAGAGGGATTGGGCCCAGATCCGGAACCCTTCGACAAG ACCCACATCGTCATCATCTTCACGGAGAAGGCCAAGCTGAGACACTGCCAGGATGTGGAGAAGATCATCCAGGAGTTTGGCATCCAAACCACGCTGGAGATCGTGGG AAAATCCGAAAAGTACCTGTACCTGTCCGCCAGCGTGGATACCTTGCTACGTTTAGCCGATGCCGCCGAGCTGGAGAAGATGACCACCACGAACAGCATGCAGAAGTTTAACCACGGCTGCATCTCGGACTTCCTTCTGCCCGGAATGGGCAAGGAGCAGATCCTTCGTTACTGCGAGATACCTGTACTCATCAAGGACGTGATCCAGGATGGCATTAAGTCATATGTACAAAAGGGCTACATTGAGGATATGTTTCCCCTGCACGATATC CTTTACCTGGAACGCTTTAACTGGAACCTGAAACGCACCACGCTGCCCATCGAGGATATCCGAAACTACTTCGGTTCCAGCATAGGTCTTTATTTCGGTTTCATCGAGTTCTACACAAAGGCCCTGATCTTCCCCTCTGTTTTTGGCATACTTCAATGCGTGTTCGATCTGAATATCTCGCTGGTTTGCAGCTTCTATGTGGTATGGACCACG ATTTTCCTTGAGCTGTGGAAGCGCAGGTGCGCCGGCTACTCGTACCGATGGGGCACCATCGAGATGAGCAGCCTGGACAAACCGCGCTCTGCCTACACCGGCCAAATGAAACCGGATCCCATTACCGGAAAGATGACACTCCACTACCCGATGCGCTACACGTACCTGCAGATGTACTGCATCTCTTATCCGGTGGTCCTGGGCTGTGTGGTGGCCGCCGGCTGGTTTGCCCTCTATCAGTTCCAGATCGAGGCCGAGGTGCTGGCGGACTTCGGACCGGAGTCCTGGCTGCTGTACGTGCCGGTCATTGTGCAGTCGGTGCTCATTGCGATCTTCTCGTGGGCCTACGAGAAGCTGGCCACATTCCTTACCAACCAGGAGAACCACCGAACGCGGTCGCAGTACGATCGTCATCGGGTTAACAAACTGATGCTCTTCGAGATCGTCAACAACTTCTTTTCACAGTTTTACATTGCCTTTGTGCTGCAGGACTTGCGCCAGCTGAAGTACCAGTTGATGATGCAGCTGTTGGTCTTTCAGGTGTTGTGCATCGCCCAGGAGATTGGCATACCGCTGCTGGCGGTGCTGCGCCAGAAGTACGCCGAGTTCCGGCATCGCGAGGTGGCCGAGGAGAAGCTCCGATCGATTAGCGACCTGCCGCGCTACGAGCAATCCTTCTATGAGTCTGGGCTAGATGAATACCATTCCACGTACGAGGACTACCTGCAGGTGTGCATCCAGTTTGGATTCGTAGTCCTATTTGCCGCCGTCGCCCCGTTTGCCGCCATTGGAGCTCTACTGAACAACGTCTTTGCCGTGCACATTGACATGTGGAAGCTGTGCAACATCTTCAAGCGACCGTTTGCGAGGCGGGCCAAGAATATCGGCGCCTGGCAGCTGGCCTTTGAGCTGCTCTCGGTCATGTCGCTGCTCAGCAACTGCGGACTGCTGTTCCTTCAGCCCAATGTCAA GGACTTCTTCTCTCACTGGCTGCCTTCGGTGCCGGATCTTTCGTTCGTGATCTTCGAGCACCTACTGCTGGGCCTTAAATTCCTTATACACAAGGTCATCCACGAACGGCCGCGTTGGGTGCGTATCGGGCTGCTGAAGGCGGATTACGAAACCAGCCAGGCTCTCAAACAACTTAA GAAATTCAAGGCGGAGGTCAACAAGATGGCTTAA
- the LOC119557325 gene encoding anoctamin-10 isoform X1, whose protein sequence is MSEDAKSPGPRTRNIIENQLFRRQRSLKLEALQRQRTLDSGDGAEGLGPDPEPFDKTHIVIIFTEKAKLRHCQDVEKIIQEFGIQTTLEIVGKSEKYLYLSASVDTLLRLADAAELEKMTTTNSMQKFNHGCISDFLLPGMGKEQILRYCEIPVLIKDVIQDGIKSYVQKGYIEDMFPLHDILYLERFNWNLKRTTLPIEDIRNYFGSSIGLYFGFIEFYTKALIFPSVFGILQCVFDLNISLVCSFYVVWTTIFLELWKRRCAGYSYRWGTIEMSSLDKPRSAYTGQMKPDPITGKMTLHYPMRYTYLQMYCISYPVVLGCVVAAGWFALYQFQIEAEVLADFGPESWLLYVPVIVQSVLIAIFSWAYEKLATFLTNQENHRTRSQYDRHRVNKLMLFEIVNNFFSQFYIAFVLQDLRQLKYQLMMQLLVFQVLCIAQEIGIPLLAVLRQKYAEFRHREVAEEKLRSISDLPRYEQSFYESGLDEYHSTYEDYLQVCIQFGFVVLFAAVAPFAAIGALLNNVFAVHIDMWKLCNIFKRPFARRAKNIGAWQLAFELLSVMSLLSNCGLLFLQPNVKDFFSHWLPSVPDLSFVIFEHLLLGLKFLIHKVIHERPRWVRIGLLKADYETSQALKQLKWVSALSTGKKTTPKPHGIYRKFKAEVNKMA, encoded by the exons ATGTCCGAAGATGCCAAGA GTCCAGGACCACGCACACGGAACATCATCGAGAACCAGCTGTTCCGCCGACAGCGCAGTCTGAAATTGGAGGCACTGCAGCGCCAGCGGACCTTGGATTCTGGCGATGGGGCAGAGGGATTGGGCCCAGATCCGGAACCCTTCGACAAG ACCCACATCGTCATCATCTTCACGGAGAAGGCCAAGCTGAGACACTGCCAGGATGTGGAGAAGATCATCCAGGAGTTTGGCATCCAAACCACGCTGGAGATCGTGGG AAAATCCGAAAAGTACCTGTACCTGTCCGCCAGCGTGGATACCTTGCTACGTTTAGCCGATGCCGCCGAGCTGGAGAAGATGACCACCACGAACAGCATGCAGAAGTTTAACCACGGCTGCATCTCGGACTTCCTTCTGCCCGGAATGGGCAAGGAGCAGATCCTTCGTTACTGCGAGATACCTGTACTCATCAAGGACGTGATCCAGGATGGCATTAAGTCATATGTACAAAAGGGCTACATTGAGGATATGTTTCCCCTGCACGATATC CTTTACCTGGAACGCTTTAACTGGAACCTGAAACGCACCACGCTGCCCATCGAGGATATCCGAAACTACTTCGGTTCCAGCATAGGTCTTTATTTCGGTTTCATCGAGTTCTACACAAAGGCCCTGATCTTCCCCTCTGTTTTTGGCATACTTCAATGCGTGTTCGATCTGAATATCTCGCTGGTTTGCAGCTTCTATGTGGTATGGACCACG ATTTTCCTTGAGCTGTGGAAGCGCAGGTGCGCCGGCTACTCGTACCGATGGGGCACCATCGAGATGAGCAGCCTGGACAAACCGCGCTCTGCCTACACCGGCCAAATGAAACCGGATCCCATTACCGGAAAGATGACACTCCACTACCCGATGCGCTACACGTACCTGCAGATGTACTGCATCTCTTATCCGGTGGTCCTGGGCTGTGTGGTGGCCGCCGGCTGGTTTGCCCTCTATCAGTTCCAGATCGAGGCCGAGGTGCTGGCGGACTTCGGACCGGAGTCCTGGCTGCTGTACGTGCCGGTCATTGTGCAGTCGGTGCTCATTGCGATCTTCTCGTGGGCCTACGAGAAGCTGGCCACATTCCTTACCAACCAGGAGAACCACCGAACGCGGTCGCAGTACGATCGTCATCGGGTTAACAAACTGATGCTCTTCGAGATCGTCAACAACTTCTTTTCACAGTTTTACATTGCCTTTGTGCTGCAGGACTTGCGCCAGCTGAAGTACCAGTTGATGATGCAGCTGTTGGTCTTTCAGGTGTTGTGCATCGCCCAGGAGATTGGCATACCGCTGCTGGCGGTGCTGCGCCAGAAGTACGCCGAGTTCCGGCATCGCGAGGTGGCCGAGGAGAAGCTCCGATCGATTAGCGACCTGCCGCGCTACGAGCAATCCTTCTATGAGTCTGGGCTAGATGAATACCATTCCACGTACGAGGACTACCTGCAGGTGTGCATCCAGTTTGGATTCGTAGTCCTATTTGCCGCCGTCGCCCCGTTTGCCGCCATTGGAGCTCTACTGAACAACGTCTTTGCCGTGCACATTGACATGTGGAAGCTGTGCAACATCTTCAAGCGACCGTTTGCGAGGCGGGCCAAGAATATCGGCGCCTGGCAGCTGGCCTTTGAGCTGCTCTCGGTCATGTCGCTGCTCAGCAACTGCGGACTGCTGTTCCTTCAGCCCAATGTCAA GGACTTCTTCTCTCACTGGCTGCCTTCGGTGCCGGATCTTTCGTTCGTGATCTTCGAGCACCTACTGCTGGGCCTTAAATTCCTTATACACAAGGTCATCCACGAACGGCCGCGTTGGGTGCGTATCGGGCTGCTGAAGGCGGATTACGAAACCAGCCAGGCTCTCAAACAACTTAAGTGGGTTTCAGCACTCTCAACTGGAAAGAAAACTACTCCTAAACCTCATGGTATTTACAGGAAATTCAAGGCGGAGGTCAACAAGATGGCTTAA
- the LOC119555915 gene encoding mitoguardin yields MQRIMPASWTSGGSLLPFRVSTTTKVVLFSLTAGVALMSVLSRFLRRRKPPRPPRRARKYTGRRNRNSMRSPNDLISIAGSKASARSGSPVGSTIAYSDRLSMASGSIGVGLMSVQNAGPGPGSVVTQLTAQQLGMMGMEALDTVINFWEDALAAHYSPGGLPALLTTAEDSEFCREIQNLLEMAYTLQEQSELLFLDQRSVLFREEHSIDEAEEEAGETDDDRRSRKSGSVLSRAGSDPNFDSAESFASALDQVADLREFDGFIETSYEEYPLFQTALKHHDEYTVPCRTIRAELMHCSTDTEYLAKLHCVRLAFQFLFKDPAVGQWICDSGRQILTDLLCLGDKDTKEFLVGYEDMVNYLHDSNNWPCIQMELEQRNVKAMTFYDICLDFIILDSFKDLDAPPASVTAVVQNRWLSNGFKETALTTAVWSVLKAKKRMLKFPNGFMSHFYVISEQISPLMAWGFFGPNENLRDICHYFREQLLAFLGDIFSFQKSRFTTIEEFSQDVLEHMQTRVNNIGVKFSQ; encoded by the exons ATGCAGCGCATCATGCCGGCATCGTGGACCAGCGGCGGCAGCCTTCTGCCCTTCCGCGTCTCCACCACCACAAAG GTTGTCCTCTTCTCGCTGACCGCTGGTGTGGCCCTGATGAGCGTACTCTCCCGTTTCCTCCGGCGCCGCAAGCCACCGCGTCCGCCCCGTCGGGCCAGGAAGTACACGGGCAGAAGGAACCGCAACAGCATGCGCAGTCCCAATGACCTCATCTCGATAGCCGGGTCCAAGGCCTCGGCGAGATCGGGCAGTCCCGTTGGCTCCACCATAGCCTATTCAGACCGCCTGTCCATGGCCTCCGGTTCGATTGGCGTTGGCTTGATGAGCGTACAGAATGCAGGTCCTGGACCTGGCTCGGTGGTCACCCAACTGACTGCCCAACAGCTGGGCATGATGGGCATGGAGGCGCTGGACACGGTTATCAACTTTTGGGAGGACGCCCTGGCGGCTCATTATTCGCCCGGTGGACTGCCCGCCTTGTTAACGACAGCGGAGGACTCAGAATTCTGCCGCGAAATCCAGAACCTGCTGGAGATGGCCTACACGCTGCAGGAGCAGAGCGAACTGCTCTTCCTCGACCAGCGTTCGGTGCTGTTCCGCGAGGAGCATTCCATTGACGAGGCCGAGGAGGAGGCGGGGGAGACGGACGACGATCGGCGGTCGCGTAAGTCCGGCAGCGTCCTAAGTCGAGCAGGATCCGATCCGAACTTTGATTCCGCGGAGAGCTTTGCCTCCGCACTAGACCAGGTGGCGGATCTGCGGGAGTTCGACGGCTTTATCGAGACCTCGTATGAGGAGTATCCGCTATTTCAGACTGCCCTCAAGCATCACGATGAGTACACGGTGCCGTGCCGCACTATTCGGGCGGAGCTGATGCACTGCAGCACTGACACGGAATATTTAGCCAAGCTCCACTGCGTCCGATTGGCCTTTCAGTTCCTGTTCAAGGATCCCGCGGTGGGCCAGTGGATATGCGATTCCGGCCGGCAGATCCTTACCGATCTACTTTGTCTGGGCGATAAGGATACTAAGGAGTTTCTCGTGGGCTACGAGGACATGGTGAACTATCTGCACGACAGCAACAACTGGCCGTGCATCCAAATGGAGCTGGAGCAGCGCAATGTCAAGGCGATGACCTTCTACGATATCTGCCTAGATTTTATCATCCTGGATTCATTCAAGGACCTAGATGCACCGCCCGCCAGCGTTACGGCAGTGGTACAAAACCGCTGGCTGTCCAACGGATTCAAGGAGACG GCCTTAACCACAGCCGTGTGGTCGGTGCTGAAGGCAAAGAAGCGGATGCTTAAGTTCCCCAACGGGTTCATGTCACACTTTTACGTGATATCCGAGCAGATATCGCCACTAATGGCCTGGGGCTTTTTTGGACCCAACGAGAACCTGCGCGACATCTGCCACTACTTCCGGGAGCAGCTGCTCGCCTTTCTGGGCGACATCTTCAGCTTCCAGAAGAGCCGCTTCACCACCATCGAGGAATTCTCGCAAGACGTGCTGGAGCACATGCAGACGCGCGTCAACAACATTGGCGTGAAGTTTAGCCAGTAA
- the LOC119555917 gene encoding uncharacterized protein LOC119555917 produces the protein MCKVVGLCCGLLSLGAFISCFVALHMLNKIIHIQLDAVVHVSIKLKAEEDSGVRCQKTLIVDNLDAPHLSWLELFYLRWTVVFTLLYSFAASLLIRAKYLGNFEISRSTSNVMILMGSLLSMTLLVATVVLHQREPFMDLWCNLFIVYHLYYIVLTTAMSVVFFLAHSCQENLELHRPQPSLKY, from the exons ATGTGCAAGGTTGTGGGTCTGTGTTGCGGCCTCCTGTCCCTCGGCGCCTTT ATCTCATGCTTTGTGGCCCTGCACATGCTCAACAAGATCATCCACATCCAGCTGGACGCCGTTGTTCATGTGAGCATTAAATTGAAGGCCGAAGAAGACTCGGGCGTGCGCTGTCAAAAGACACTGATCGTGGACAATCTGGATGCACCTCATCTAAGCTGGTTGGAGCTCTTCTACCTGCGCTGGACGGTAGTGTTTACGCTGCTCTACTCCTTCGCCGCATCCCTCCTCATCCGGGCCAAATACTTGGGCAACTTTGAGATCAGCCGCTCCACCTCCAATGTG ATGATATTGATGGGATCTCTGCTGTCAATGACTCTGCTGGTGGCTACCGTTGTGCTCCATCAGCGAGAGCCCTTCATGGATCTGTGGTGCAACCTCTTTATCGTCTACCACCTGTACTACATCGTCCTGACCACCGCCATGTCAGTGGTTTTCTTCCTGGCCCACTCCTGCCAGGAAAACCTGGAGCTGCATCGCCCACAGCCATCTTTAAAGTACTAG